A section of the Heliangelus exortis chromosome 27, bHelExo1.hap1, whole genome shotgun sequence genome encodes:
- the LOC139787956 gene encoding LOW QUALITY PROTEIN: dolichyl-diphosphooligosaccharide--protein glycosyltransferase subunit DAD1-like (The sequence of the model RefSeq protein was modified relative to this genomic sequence to represent the inferred CDS: inserted 4 bases in 3 codons; substituted 1 base at 1 genomic stop codon) — protein MRMRAAPPLTSAPARLGAPEVLLPPLPATSAHRQPQMSGTTGGGAAGSVGSVVRRFLAEYGSGTPGXGMLDVYLLYVMLTGALQFGYCLGVGTFPFNSFLSGFISAVGSFILGVCLRIQINPRNKXQFQGISPEXAFADFLFANXHLVVINFVG, from the exons ATGCGCATGCGTGCAGCGCCGCCGCTCACTTCCGCCCCCGCGCGCCTTGGTGCCCCGGAAGTGCTTCTCCCGCCACTTCCGGCCACCTCAGCCCACCGGCAGCCGCAGATGTCGGGCACGACGGGAGGAGGGGCCGCGGGCTCGGTGGGTTCTGTCGTGCGGCGCTTTCTGGCCGAGTACGGCAGCGGCACCCCAG CTGGGATGCTGGACGTCTACCTGCTGTACGTGATGCTCACCGGGGCACTCCAGTTTGGATACTGCCTCGGCGTTGGCACCTTCCCCTTCAACTCCTTCCTCAGCGGCTTCATCTCCGCCGTCGGCAGCTTCATCCTCGGCG TTTGCCTCCGGATCCAGATCAACCCCCGGAACAA ACAGTTCCAGGGCATTTCACCAGAGTGAGCGTTTGCTGATTTCCTCTTTGCCA ACCATCTTGTTGTCATCAATTTTGTTGGCTGA
- the LOC139787783 gene encoding epimerase family protein SDR39U1-like codes for MRVLVGGGTGFVGRTLTQLLRSRGHEVTHISREGGKDRISWGELSHSGLPLCDAVVNLAGENVLNPFRRWSDAFCREVINSRVETTRTLAKAIANAEEPPHAWVLVTGVGYYRPSPTAEYTEDSHGGDFDFFSRLVSSWEAAALIPGSPTRGVVVRSGVVLGKGGGAISQMLLPFRLGLGGPLGSGLQPFPWIHIQDLAGIVCHALETESVQGVLNGVSPSSPMTSNATFAQELAAALGRPALLPVPAWAVRAVFGSERAIMLLEGQKVVPKHTLESGYQFIFPDLSAALRDIVA; via the exons ATGCGGGTGTTGGTGG GTGGTGGGACTGGATTTGTGGGCAGAACCCTGACCCAGCTGCTGCGGAGCCGTGGGCATGAAGTGACCCACATCTCTCGAGAAGGGGGCAAGGATCGGATTAGCTGG GGAGAGTTGTCCCACTCTGGACTGCCTCTGTGTGATGCTGTAGTGAATTTGGCTGGTGAAAATGTCCTCAACCCTTTTCGAAG ATGGAGTGATGCCTTCTGCAGGGAGGTCATCAACAGCCGGGTTGAGACCACCAGGACCTTGGCCAAAGCCATTGCTAATGCTGAAGAGCCACCCCATGCTTGGGTCCTCGTCACTGGCGTAG GCTACTACCGCCCTAGCCCCACAGCTGAGTATACTGAGGACAGTCATGGTGGGGATTTTGATTTCTTCTCTCGCCTGGTGAgctcctgggaggctgcagctctCATCCCTGGGAGCCCAACTCGTGGTGTCGTGGTGAGATCTG GGGTAGTGCTGGGCAAAGGTGGTGGTGCAATCTCTCAGATGCTCTTGCCGTTCCGTCTGGGATTAGGAGGTCCCTTGGGCTCTGGGCTTCAGCCCTTCCCGTGGATCCACATTCAGGACCTGGCTGGGATTGTGTGTCATGCCCTGGAGACTGAGAGCGTTCAAGGAGTCCTCAACGGTGTCTCCCCATCTTCCCCTATGACCTCCAATGCCACCTTTGCTCAGGAGCTCGCTGCAGCTCTGGGGCgcccagcactgctcccagTGCCTGCCTGGGCAGTCCGGGCTGTCTTTGGATCAGAACGAGCCATCATGCTGCTGGAGGGCCAGAAGGTGGTACCAAAACACACCCTGGAGAGTGGCTACCAGTTCATCTTCCCTGACctgtctgcagctctgaggGACATCGTGGCTTGA